A region of Pirellulales bacterium DNA encodes the following proteins:
- the rplO gene encoding 50S ribosomal protein L15 → MNLHDVNRGIHKHKKLKRVGRGPGSGHGKTSGRGHKGQGQLAGWTSHPAFEGGQFPVARRVPKRGFHNKFADVIKAVNLSELNEVFKSGDDVTLERLKESGLASGRFDELKILGNGELTKKLKISAHRFSEAALEKIKKAGGEAIVLPGKAPVVKGQRKNKDAKKAAKS, encoded by the coding sequence ATGAACTTGCACGACGTCAATCGCGGAATCCACAAGCACAAGAAGCTGAAGCGCGTCGGCCGTGGCCCCGGTTCGGGGCATGGCAAGACGAGCGGTCGCGGCCATAAGGGACAGGGCCAATTGGCGGGCTGGACCTCGCACCCGGCGTTCGAAGGGGGACAGTTTCCTGTCGCCCGGCGCGTACCGAAGCGCGGCTTTCATAACAAGTTCGCCGACGTCATTAAGGCCGTTAACCTGAGCGAATTGAACGAAGTCTTCAAGTCCGGCGACGACGTCACGCTCGAGCGTCTGAAGGAATCGGGCCTGGCCAGCGGCCGGTTCGACGAGCTAAAGATTCTCGGCAACGGCGAGCTGACGAAGAAATTGAAAATCAGTGCCCATCGCTTCAGCGAAGCGGCGCTCGAGAAGATCAAGAAAGCCGGCGGCGAGGCCATCGTCCTGCCCGGCAAGGCCCCCGTGGTTAAGGGGCAGCGGAAGAACAAAGACGCCAAGAAGGCCGCCAAGAGCTAG
- a CDS encoding adenylate kinase encodes MRIVFIGPPGAGKGTQSERLVSLLGIPHLSTGEMFREARSKRSALGRAAEEYMMAGKLVPDDLVLEMVSLRLKQPDCAAGALFDGFPRTVRQAESLDQILKAIGADLDLVLELRVDDEVVKHRLNTRGRTDDELVVIAERLKTYWNQTRPLLNFYSQRGVLETVDGQGTVDEVFARIASAVTKRKPQSTDA; translated from the coding sequence ATGAGAATTGTCTTTATCGGCCCACCTGGCGCCGGCAAGGGAACGCAAAGCGAGCGCCTGGTGTCGCTGTTGGGGATTCCCCATCTGTCGACCGGTGAGATGTTTCGCGAAGCCCGATCGAAGCGCTCCGCGCTGGGGCGCGCCGCGGAAGAATACATGATGGCCGGGAAGCTGGTGCCGGATGACCTGGTGCTGGAAATGGTCAGCCTGCGGTTGAAGCAGCCTGACTGCGCGGCCGGCGCGCTGTTCGACGGTTTTCCCCGCACAGTCCGCCAGGCGGAGTCGTTGGATCAGATATTGAAGGCCATCGGCGCGGATTTGGATTTGGTGTTGGAGCTGCGCGTCGACGACGAAGTGGTGAAGCACCGACTGAACACTCGTGGCCGGACGGACGACGAGTTGGTGGTCATTGCCGAGCGTCTGAAAACGTATTGGAATCAAACGCGGCCGCTGTTGAACTTCTACAGTCAGCGTGGAGTTTTAGAAACGGTCGACGGCCAGGGAACGGTCGACGAAGTGTTCGCAAGGATTGCGTCGGCGGTTACCAAGCGGAAACCGCAAAGTACGGACGCCTGA
- the rplR gene encoding 50S ribosomal protein L18 — MNHEKTNAHQRLRRRYRVRNRIKADATRPRLAVFRSHKHVHAQIIDDNQGHTLVAASTSQKDLASTVKYGGNKSAAQAVGRAIAERALAAGIKDVAFDRREYQYHGRVAALAQAAREAGLNF; from the coding sequence ATGAATCACGAGAAGACAAACGCTCACCAACGGCTGCGGCGGCGCTACCGCGTGCGGAATCGCATCAAGGCGGACGCCACGCGTCCTCGGCTGGCGGTTTTCCGCAGCCACAAGCACGTGCATGCCCAGATCATCGATGACAACCAGGGGCATACTCTGGTTGCTGCCAGCACGTCGCAAAAGGACCTGGCGAGCACGGTGAAGTACGGCGGCAACAAGTCCGCGGCGCAGGCCGTGGGGCGCGCGATTGCCGAACGAGCACTGGCGGCCGGCATCAAGGACGTGGCGTTCGATCGTCGCGAGTATCAATATCACGGCCGTGTCGCGGCGCTGGCGCAAGCCGCACGCGAAGCAGGTTTGAATTTCTAA
- the rpmJ gene encoding 50S ribosomal protein L36 has translation MKIRASIKRICESCKIVRRRGVVFVVCSNPRHKQRQG, from the coding sequence ATGAAAATACGCGCGAGTATCAAACGGATTTGTGAAAGCTGCAAGATCGTGCGTCGCCGCGGGGTGGTGTTCGTCGTTTGCAGCAATCCACGACATAAGCAGCGTCAGGGGTAG
- the rplN gene encoding 50S ribosomal protein L14, giving the protein MIQMQTRLNVADNTGAKEVTCIKVLGGSRRRTAGLGDIVVCSVKSVIAGSDMKKGAVVKGVIVRCKQPTRRTDGSYVRFDRNALVLIDNDKNPRGTRIFGAVARELRERNFMKIVSLASEVV; this is encoded by the coding sequence ATGATTCAGATGCAGACCCGACTCAACGTGGCCGACAACACCGGCGCGAAGGAAGTCACGTGCATCAAGGTGCTCGGTGGATCACGGCGCCGCACGGCCGGCCTGGGTGACATCGTGGTTTGCAGCGTGAAGAGCGTGATCGCGGGAAGCGACATGAAGAAAGGTGCCGTGGTAAAGGGAGTGATCGTCCGCTGCAAGCAGCCGACGCGTCGCACCGACGGCAGCTACGTCCGCTTCGACCGCAATGCTCTGGTGCTGATCGACAACGATAAGAATCCGCGTGGTACTCGCATCTTCGGCGCCGTGGCGCGTGAGCTGCGGGAACGAAATTTCATGAAGATCGTCAGTTTGGCGTCTGAGGTGGTGTGA
- the rpsC gene encoding 30S ribosomal protein S3 produces MGQKVNPVGFRTGIMIGWKSRWYASKREFSDLLIEDQKIRAFVKDKYRYAGLPKIEIERTRDEVKVILFAARPGIIIGRKGQEVERLQAELQELVGRRINIKIEEIARPEIQAQLVAEDIAEQLAKRASFRRTMKRAMEQTMEAGAKGIKIQLAGRLGGSEMARREKQSVGSIPLSTLRAKIDYGFTEAKTAQGHIGVQVWVNQGMYEEDNNGADAQEGQAPKKPKRTYKR; encoded by the coding sequence ATGGGTCAGAAGGTAAATCCCGTCGGTTTTCGCACGGGGATCATGATCGGCTGGAAGAGCCGCTGGTACGCCTCGAAGCGTGAGTTCAGCGATCTGTTGATCGAAGATCAGAAGATTCGCGCTTTCGTCAAGGACAAGTACCGCTACGCCGGCCTGCCGAAGATCGAGATCGAGCGGACCCGCGACGAGGTGAAGGTTATTCTCTTTGCCGCCCGGCCGGGCATCATCATCGGCCGCAAGGGGCAAGAGGTCGAACGGTTGCAGGCCGAGTTGCAAGAGCTGGTCGGCCGGCGAATCAACATCAAGATTGAGGAAATCGCCCGCCCCGAAATTCAAGCGCAACTGGTCGCCGAGGACATCGCCGAACAGTTGGCCAAGCGAGCCAGCTTCCGCCGCACGATGAAGCGGGCGATGGAACAGACGATGGAAGCGGGTGCGAAGGGGATCAAGATTCAATTGGCCGGCCGGCTGGGCGGTTCGGAAATGGCACGACGCGAAAAGCAAAGCGTCGGTTCGATTCCGTTGTCCACGCTGCGTGCCAAGATCGATTACGGTTTTACTGAAGCCAAGACCGCGCAGGGACACATCGGTGTCCAGGTGTGGGTCAACCAGGGTATGTACGAGGAAGATAACAATGGCGCTGATGCCCAAGAGGGTCAAGCACCGAAAAAGCCAAAGAGGACGTATAAAAGGTAA
- the rpsH gene encoding 30S ribosomal protein S8 — protein sequence MMMTDPIADMLTRIRNAVRVERPVVEMPLSKVKRGLAEVLKREGYIWDWEELDQDPGKQLRLHLKYGPNGEMVIRHIKRVSKPGRRIYSGATSLRPVLNGLGISIISTSRGVISDREARQRNLGGEVLCELW from the coding sequence ATTATGATGACTGACCCCATCGCCGACATGTTGACCCGCATCCGCAACGCCGTGCGCGTTGAACGGCCCGTGGTCGAAATGCCGCTGTCGAAGGTTAAGCGAGGACTCGCGGAAGTTCTCAAGCGCGAAGGCTATATCTGGGACTGGGAAGAGTTGGACCAGGACCCCGGCAAGCAGTTGCGTTTGCACTTGAAGTATGGTCCCAACGGAGAGATGGTCATTCGCCATATCAAGCGAGTGAGCAAGCCGGGCCGTCGCATTTACAGCGGCGCCACCAGCCTGCGACCAGTGCTCAACGGTTTGGGAATTTCAATAATCAGCACCAGTCGCGGCGTGATCAGCGACCGCGAAGCCCGCCAGCGCAATCTCGGCGGCGAGGTACTGTGCGAACTGTGGTAA
- the rpsK gene encoding 30S ribosomal protein S11, translated as MGKSKRRKVRRNVTLGVAHVRATFNNTTVTITDSKGDTLCWASAGTSGFKGSRKSTPFAGQCAAQQAAEKASKFGVKEVEVKVKGPGSGRESAVTALQAAGLTVKSIEDVTPLPHNGCRPPKKRRV; from the coding sequence ATGGGAAAGAGCAAACGACGCAAGGTACGCCGCAACGTCACTCTGGGAGTGGCGCACGTCCGCGCGACCTTCAACAATACGACGGTCACGATCACCGACAGCAAGGGGGACACCCTGTGCTGGGCGAGTGCCGGTACGAGCGGTTTCAAGGGGAGCCGCAAGAGCACTCCCTTTGCCGGTCAATGCGCCGCGCAGCAAGCCGCCGAGAAGGCCTCGAAGTTCGGCGTCAAGGAAGTCGAGGTCAAGGTCAAGGGTCCGGGCAGCGGTCGTGAAAGCGCCGTCACCGCCCTGCAGGCCGCTGGCTTGACCGTGAAGAGCATTGAAGACGTGACGCCGCTGCCGCACAACGGCTGCCGCCCGCCGAAGAAGCGTCGCGTTTAG
- the rpmC gene encoding 50S ribosomal protein L29 has translation MTKATELREMSDEQLTLTLRETAENLFRLRIKAQTERLDAPSELRKHRRLIARLKTIQTQREQKAAAGK, from the coding sequence ATGACGAAGGCCACTGAACTCCGCGAAATGAGCGACGAGCAGTTGACCCTGACTTTGCGCGAGACAGCCGAGAATTTGTTTCGGCTGCGGATCAAGGCGCAGACTGAGCGGTTGGACGCGCCCAGCGAATTGCGGAAGCATCGCCGTTTGATCGCGCGGCTGAAGACGATTCAGACCCAGCGCGAGCAAAAGGCCGCCGCCGGCAAATAG
- the rpsM gene encoding 30S ribosomal protein S13 — MPRLLGVDIPSDRPTVISLTYLYGVGPKVARELCHKAGIDPHIHARELGEDEVARIAALLDKDYVVEGQLRRQVAQNISRLRDIGCYRGIRHRRGLPVRGQRTRTNARTRKGPKKTVAGKKGVKDLK, encoded by the coding sequence ATGCCGCGCTTGCTCGGCGTTGACATCCCCAGCGATCGTCCGACCGTGATTTCGCTGACGTACCTGTACGGCGTTGGCCCGAAGGTTGCGCGTGAGTTGTGTCACAAGGCGGGTATTGATCCCCACATTCACGCCCGCGAGTTGGGCGAGGACGAAGTGGCGCGGATCGCAGCCTTGTTGGACAAGGACTACGTCGTCGAAGGGCAGTTGCGGCGGCAAGTCGCGCAGAATATCTCCCGCTTGCGCGACATCGGTTGCTATCGGGGCATCCGTCATCGCCGCGGGTTGCCGGTTCGCGGTCAGCGGACGCGTACCAACGCCCGCACGCGTAAGGGTCCGAAGAAGACGGTTGCCGGCAAGAAGGGTGTGAAGGATCTCAAGTAA
- the secY gene encoding preprotein translocase subunit SecY — protein MWEKIRVVFTIPELRQKILLTLLFLAIYRVGWWIPLPIVDNAKMAEFFGSQGEGGLGTMLKQVATFSATTLDQATIFGLGIMPYISASIIFQLLSSVWRPLEELKKEGESGQKKINEYTRYATVILCLGQSWFYVRYLVSSDFVRPEFLVNGQLSLSWYLVAVMTMTAGTVFLMWLGEQIDEFGIGNGISLLIMAGILARMPAAGFDLMRPLFQNGFKGLSLGGGADQMGVEKLIVLVALFVGVICGVVFITQGQRRIPTQSAKHVRGRRVYGGTRQYLPLKVNQAGVMPIIFASSLLMFPGLLFTWIASLRPESGLLRDIANAFYNHSSFLYNLMYVLLIFFFCYFWTAISFNPKDVSDNLKSHGTFIPGYRPGKRTADYLEKVMIRITYVGAGFLAIVAILPTIVSNSININYQLASFYGGTGLLIAVSVAFDLVQKIDSHLVMRNYRGLLE, from the coding sequence ATGTGGGAAAAAATTCGCGTCGTTTTCACCATCCCCGAGTTGCGCCAGAAGATTCTGCTGACGCTCTTGTTTCTAGCGATCTATCGCGTCGGCTGGTGGATTCCGCTGCCGATCGTCGATAACGCCAAGATGGCCGAGTTCTTCGGCTCGCAGGGCGAGGGTGGCCTGGGCACGATGCTCAAGCAGGTTGCCACGTTCAGCGCCACGACGCTCGACCAGGCGACGATCTTCGGCCTGGGGATCATGCCATACATCTCGGCCTCGATTATTTTCCAACTGCTGTCCAGCGTCTGGCGACCGCTCGAGGAATTGAAGAAGGAAGGCGAGAGCGGGCAGAAAAAGATCAACGAATACACACGCTATGCCACGGTCATTCTGTGTCTGGGGCAAAGCTGGTTCTACGTGCGCTACCTGGTGTCGAGCGATTTTGTGCGGCCCGAGTTCCTCGTTAACGGGCAATTATCGCTGAGCTGGTATTTGGTAGCCGTGATGACGATGACGGCCGGCACCGTCTTCTTAATGTGGCTGGGCGAGCAAATCGACGAATTCGGCATCGGCAACGGCATCAGCTTGTTGATCATGGCCGGCATTCTGGCCCGCATGCCGGCGGCCGGCTTCGACCTGATGCGTCCCTTGTTCCAGAACGGCTTCAAGGGACTATCGCTCGGCGGCGGCGCGGATCAGATGGGGGTCGAAAAGCTGATCGTGCTCGTGGCCCTGTTCGTGGGCGTGATCTGCGGCGTGGTGTTCATCACGCAAGGCCAGCGGCGCATCCCGACGCAAAGTGCCAAGCACGTGCGCGGGCGCCGCGTTTATGGCGGTACCCGGCAGTACCTGCCGCTGAAGGTGAATCAGGCGGGCGTGATGCCGATCATTTTCGCTAGCAGCTTGTTAATGTTTCCGGGGCTGCTCTTCACTTGGATCGCCAGTCTGCGACCGGAAAGCGGCCTGCTGCGCGACATCGCCAACGCGTTCTATAACCACTCGTCATTCCTGTACAACTTGATGTACGTGCTGTTGATCTTCTTCTTCTGCTATTTCTGGACGGCAATCTCCTTCAACCCGAAGGACGTCTCGGACAATTTGAAGAGCCACGGCACGTTCATTCCCGGATACCGGCCCGGTAAGCGGACGGCCGATTACCTGGAAAAAGTGATGATTCGGATCACTTATGTGGGGGCCGGGTTCTTGGCGATCGTGGCGATATTGCCGACGATCGTGTCCAACTCGATCAACATCAACTACCAGCTCGCCAGTTTCTACGGAGGGACCGGTCTGCTGATTGCGGTCAGTGTCGCATTCGACCTGGTGCAAAAGATCGACAGTCACCTGGTGATGAGAAACTATCGGGGCTTGCTCGAGTAG
- the rplE gene encoding 50S ribosomal protein L5: MSAAKKKTSDEKDEQRPSGPLPPPRLRNRYDQEVLPALSKSLGRKNLLSLPKVKKVVVNMGVGAAITEKKYLEEAVSAITQITGQKPLITRSRVAVSGFRLRENMDIGCKVTLRGTRMWEFLDRLISLALPRVRDFRGLNPNAFDGHGNYSLGLSEQLVFPELNPDKYTRVQGMNVTIVTSTSSNDEARELLRAMGLPFKVEEEKQAKAGVAS; encoded by the coding sequence ATGTCTGCTGCGAAGAAGAAGACGTCGGATGAAAAGGATGAGCAGCGACCGAGTGGTCCGTTGCCGCCGCCGCGTCTGCGCAACCGATACGATCAAGAGGTCCTGCCCGCGCTGTCCAAAAGCCTGGGGCGGAAGAACCTGCTGTCGCTTCCCAAGGTGAAGAAGGTTGTCGTAAACATGGGCGTGGGGGCTGCCATCACCGAGAAGAAATATCTCGAAGAGGCGGTCAGCGCGATTACGCAAATCACGGGACAGAAGCCGCTGATCACGCGCAGTCGCGTGGCGGTGTCCGGTTTTCGTCTCCGCGAGAACATGGACATTGGCTGTAAGGTGACGTTGCGTGGGACGCGGATGTGGGAGTTCCTGGATCGTTTGATCTCGCTGGCGCTGCCCCGAGTGCGCGACTTCCGCGGCTTGAATCCGAACGCGTTCGACGGTCACGGCAACTACAGCCTGGGCTTGTCCGAGCAGTTGGTGTTCCCGGAATTGAATCCCGACAAGTACACCCGCGTGCAAGGCATGAACGTGACGATCGTCACGTCGACCAGCAGCAACGACGAAGCACGCGAGTTGTTGCGGGCGATGGGACTGCCGTTCAAGGTGGAAGAGGAAAAGCAAGCCAAGGCCGGGGTTGCAAGCTAA
- the rplP gene encoding 50S ribosomal protein L16 translates to MALMPKRVKHRKSQRGRIKGNATRGNRVVFGEFGLQTTQGGWIPAATLEAGRIAAQQYLRTEGRLYVRAFPHKPITSIPLETRMGKGKGEPEYWAAVVKPGNILYEISGVTEDAARLCFRRLAHKMPVRVRLIKRRPL, encoded by the coding sequence ATGGCGCTGATGCCCAAGAGGGTCAAGCACCGAAAAAGCCAAAGAGGACGTATAAAAGGTAACGCCACGCGTGGCAACCGCGTTGTCTTCGGCGAGTTCGGCTTGCAGACGACGCAGGGGGGCTGGATCCCAGCGGCCACGCTGGAAGCCGGCCGTATCGCCGCGCAGCAATACCTTCGTACCGAGGGTCGGTTGTACGTTCGCGCGTTTCCGCACAAGCCCATTACGTCGATCCCGCTCGAAACCCGCATGGGTAAGGGTAAGGGAGAGCCGGAATATTGGGCCGCGGTGGTGAAGCCCGGGAATATCTTGTACGAGATTTCCGGCGTCACTGAGGACGCTGCGCGACTGTGCTTTCGCCGCTTGGCGCACAAGATGCCTGTGCGCGTACGGTTGATTAAGCGTCGTCCTTTGTAA
- the rpsE gene encoding 30S ribosomal protein S5, giving the protein MIEKVVQIRRCAAVVKGGRRFSFSAIVVVGDGRGRVGWGYGKANEVPPSVEKATKDGSRKMVTVSVTEGSIPHTVQGRFGASHVILVPASAGTGVIAGSSVRAVCEAAGIHNILTKSFGSTNPANLVKATIAALTSLQSRQDVERLRGVSLT; this is encoded by the coding sequence CTGATCGAAAAGGTCGTGCAGATCCGCCGTTGCGCGGCAGTGGTCAAGGGTGGACGCCGCTTCAGCTTCTCGGCGATCGTCGTCGTGGGCGATGGCCGTGGCCGGGTCGGCTGGGGCTATGGCAAAGCGAACGAAGTCCCGCCGAGCGTCGAAAAGGCGACCAAGGATGGCTCCCGCAAAATGGTCACCGTCTCGGTCACCGAGGGGTCGATCCCGCACACAGTCCAAGGCCGCTTCGGCGCCTCGCACGTGATCCTGGTTCCGGCCAGCGCCGGCACCGGCGTGATCGCGGGCTCGAGCGTGCGTGCCGTTTGTGAAGCTGCCGGCATCCACAACATTCTGACAAAGAGTTTTGGTTCCACGAATCCTGCCAATCTGGTCAAAGCCACGATTGCCGCCCTGACCAGCCTGCAGTCACGTCAAGACGTGGAGCGGCTGCGCGGAGTTTCCCTCACATGA
- the rplF gene encoding 50S ribosomal protein L6, with the protein MSRIGKKPVAVPAGLKVEVAKQRIAVEGPLGKLDWNFRPEVAVAFDDKTRVLEITRGDDSRQSRALHGLTRAMIQNMVDGVTKGYEKKLEIVGVGYLAAVQGAVLQLRVGFANEVHLKIPAGLKVTCPDQTHVVIKGVDKQMVGQFAAEARSVRKPEPYKGKGIRYDGEQVRRKAGKAVSK; encoded by the coding sequence ATGTCGCGGATCGGAAAGAAGCCCGTTGCTGTTCCCGCCGGCCTGAAGGTCGAGGTCGCGAAGCAGCGCATCGCCGTGGAAGGCCCGCTGGGTAAGCTCGACTGGAACTTCCGGCCCGAGGTGGCGGTGGCGTTCGACGACAAGACGCGGGTCCTGGAGATCACGCGCGGCGACGATTCGCGTCAGTCGCGCGCCTTGCACGGGCTGACCCGGGCGATGATCCAGAATATGGTGGACGGTGTCACCAAGGGTTACGAGAAGAAGCTTGAGATCGTCGGCGTCGGATACCTGGCCGCGGTGCAGGGCGCCGTCTTGCAGTTGCGAGTCGGCTTCGCCAACGAGGTGCATTTGAAGATTCCGGCCGGTCTGAAAGTGACCTGTCCGGATCAAACGCACGTCGTGATCAAAGGGGTCGACAAGCAAATGGTCGGCCAGTTCGCGGCCGAAGCGCGATCCGTGCGGAAGCCAGAGCCTTATAAAGGCAAGGGCATTCGTTACGACGGCGAGCAAGTACGTCGCAAGGCCGGTAAGGCAGTGTCGAAGTAG
- the rplX gene encoding 50S ribosomal protein L24 produces the protein MHIRVGDTVEVICGDGRGQQSKVLSVDHSAGKAIVEGVNRVYKHMRRSQRNPQGGRLSKEMPVQLSNVMLVCPGCGKASRTGARRANDGSKERFCKKCGANAGQIAPSPSKSAKKK, from the coding sequence ATGCACATTCGCGTTGGTGACACGGTTGAAGTGATTTGCGGCGATGGCCGCGGCCAGCAGTCTAAAGTACTGTCGGTCGATCACAGCGCCGGCAAGGCGATCGTCGAGGGCGTGAATCGCGTCTACAAGCACATGCGCCGCAGCCAGCGCAATCCGCAAGGCGGACGCTTGTCGAAAGAGATGCCGGTGCAGCTTTCCAACGTGATGTTGGTCTGCCCAGGTTGCGGCAAGGCGTCGCGAACCGGTGCTCGCCGGGCTAATGACGGCAGCAAAGAGCGGTTCTGCAAGAAGTGTGGAGCGAACGCGGGTCAAATCGCGCCATCGCCGTCGAAGTCCGCCAAGAAGAAATAG
- a CDS encoding type Z 30S ribosomal protein S14, protein MASKSKIAKAQRVPKFSSRRESRCRICGRPRAVYRKFGICRICLRNLADKGLIPGLKKASW, encoded by the coding sequence ATGGCAAGTAAGTCAAAGATCGCGAAAGCCCAACGGGTGCCTAAATTCTCATCGCGTCGCGAGTCGCGTTGCAGAATCTGCGGCCGGCCGCGGGCCGTGTATCGCAAGTTCGGTATCTGCCGAATCTGCCTCCGGAATCTGGCTGACAAGGGTTTGATTCCCGGTCTGAAGAAGGCAAGTTGGTAA
- the rpsQ gene encoding 30S ribosomal protein S17, producing the protein MPKKIAIGVVTSDKMAKSRRVEIPRLVKHARYGKYLRRKTVCHVHDEKEESSLGDTVEISECRPMSRLKRWQLVRVVSKSQAVDIAAMRAAAKLEQAEAEAAGETKAPE; encoded by the coding sequence ATGCCGAAGAAGATCGCCATTGGCGTCGTAACGAGCGACAAGATGGCCAAGAGCCGCCGCGTGGAAATTCCGCGGTTGGTGAAGCATGCCCGATACGGAAAGTACTTGCGTCGCAAGACCGTTTGCCACGTGCATGACGAGAAGGAAGAGTCGTCGTTGGGAGATACCGTCGAGATCAGCGAGTGCCGGCCGATGTCCCGTTTGAAGCGGTGGCAACTGGTTCGCGTGGTCAGCAAGAGCCAGGCGGTGGATATCGCAGCGATGCGGGCGGCGGCGAAGTTGGAACAAGCCGAGGCGGAAGCTGCCGGCGAGACAAAAGCCCCCGAATAG
- the rplV gene encoding 50S ribosomal protein L22 yields MAYEATHRFARISARKVRPIADLIRGKHADEALDILRYMPHRGARMLEKVLKSALGNAEDRRAQNVQNLVVVDARVDGGPMFKRVRPRARGMAFMVKRRMSHIHIKVADLFAPAE; encoded by the coding sequence ATGGCCTACGAAGCAACGCATCGATTCGCCCGCATCAGCGCCCGCAAGGTGCGGCCGATCGCGGACTTGATTCGCGGCAAGCACGCCGACGAGGCGCTGGACATTCTCCGCTACATGCCCCACCGCGGTGCGCGAATGCTGGAGAAGGTTTTGAAGAGTGCGCTGGGCAACGCCGAAGATCGCCGGGCCCAGAACGTGCAGAACCTGGTCGTGGTCGACGCGCGGGTCGATGGCGGACCGATGTTCAAGCGTGTTCGACCCCGTGCCCGCGGTATGGCGTTCATGGTCAAGCGGCGGATGTCGCACATCCACATCAAGGTAGCGGACTTGTTCGCCCCGGCTGAATAA
- the map gene encoding type I methionyl aminopeptidase → MLTLRSPREIGLMRKAGLVVWEAHQIAARLVRPGITTAEIDAAIEAFFAEKHAEPLFKGVPGVVPFPAVTCISVNEEVVHGIPGPRKLAEGDCVSIDTGCRVEGWCADSAITHPVGRVEPRVTKLLEVTKGVLDLAIDLMGKKQLWSEVAAEMETYVKDAGFSVVENFVGHGIGREMHEEPQVPNFVSKQLRRSGDFELRPGLVIAVEPMVNTGTKRVKGMPDHWTQVTQDGLPSAHFEHTIAVTEKGAVPLTAGPP, encoded by the coding sequence GTGCTCACGTTACGTTCGCCGCGAGAAATCGGCTTGATGCGCAAGGCTGGCCTAGTTGTGTGGGAAGCCCATCAGATCGCCGCGCGCCTGGTGCGACCCGGTATCACGACGGCCGAGATCGACGCCGCGATCGAGGCATTCTTCGCCGAGAAGCATGCCGAACCATTGTTCAAAGGGGTGCCGGGCGTGGTCCCCTTTCCGGCCGTGACGTGCATCTCGGTGAACGAAGAGGTGGTCCACGGCATTCCCGGGCCGCGCAAGCTGGCCGAGGGGGACTGTGTCAGCATCGACACCGGATGCCGCGTCGAGGGGTGGTGTGCCGACTCGGCGATCACGCACCCGGTTGGCCGCGTCGAGCCCCGTGTGACAAAGCTACTGGAAGTCACGAAGGGGGTTCTGGATCTGGCCATCGACCTGATGGGCAAGAAGCAACTGTGGAGCGAAGTCGCGGCCGAGATGGAAACATACGTCAAGGACGCCGGCTTCTCGGTCGTGGAAAACTTTGTCGGCCACGGCATCGGGCGCGAGATGCACGAAGAGCCCCAGGTGCCGAATTTCGTCAGTAAGCAACTACGCCGCAGCGGCGATTTCGAGCTGCGGCCGGGCCTGGTCATCGCGGTCGAGCCGATGGTGAACACCGGGACCAAGCGTGTTAAAGGAATGCCCGACCATTGGACGCAGGTGACCCAGGACGGGCTCCCCAGCGCCCATTTCGAGCATACGATCGCCGTGACCGAGAAGGGAGCCGTGCCGTTGACGGCAGGGCCTCCGTAG